The Glycine soja cultivar W05 chromosome 8, ASM419377v2, whole genome shotgun sequence genome has a window encoding:
- the LOC114424598 gene encoding uncharacterized protein LOC114424598, with protein sequence MFLFVIRLLTFSISHYYCLNFILSFISVDNDHHSLATANYLLLYTWRRGVSFRSEDFGNRFRRCVYDLHHSILGLLFVVLITRVFTDAIRNAVGWPRPDFFWHCMRILPHDQNTGAFFIVVVQKVSPLSDSFSYD encoded by the exons atGTTTCTGTTTGTGATAAGACTTCTCACTTTCTCCATCTCTCACTACTATTGCCTTAATTTCATACTTTCTTTCATTTCTGTGGATAATGATCATCACAGTTTAGCGACCGCAAATTATCTGCTTCTCTACACATGGCGTCGCGGGGTTTCTTTTCGTTCGGAAGATTTTGGCAACCGTTTCAG GAGATGTGTTTATGATTTGCACCACAGTATTCTAG GTTTGCTATTTGTTGTTCTGATAACTAGGGTCTTCACCGATGCAATAAGAAATGCAGTTGGCTGGCCTCGACCAGACTTCTTTTGGCATTGCATGAGGATACTGCCTCATGATCAAAACACTGGAGCCTTCTTCATTGTTGTAGTACAAAAAGTTTCTCCTTTGTCAGATAGTTTTTCTTATGACtaa
- the LOC114422883 gene encoding alpha-xylosidase 1-like codes for MVSPHCFAALSLSCLLLAMLLCAVGATSSSKNATKIGQGYRLVSIEETPDGGLIGILQVKQKTKTYGPDIPLLRFYVKHEAENRLRVHITDAQKQRWEVPYNLLPREQPPPLSQSIGKSRKNPITVSQYSGSEFLFSYTSDPFSFAVKRKSNGETLFDTTSGDSDPFSSLVFKDQYLEISTKLPKDASLYGLGENTQPHGIKLYPSDPYTLYTTDISAINLNADLYGSHPVYMDLRNAGGKASAHAVLLLNSNGMDVFYTGTSLTYKIIGGVFDFYFFSGPSPLNVVDQYTSLIGRPAPMPYWAFGFHQCRWGYHNLSVVEDVVENYKKAQIPLDVIWNDDDHMEGKKDFTLNPVNYPRPKLLKFLDKIHNFGMKYIVIIDPGIAVNTSYGVYQRGIANDVFIKYDGEPFLAQVWPGAVNFPDFLNPKTVSWWVDEIRRFHELVPVDGLWIDMNEVSNFCSGKCKIPEGQCPTGTGPGWICCLDCKNITKTRWDDPPYKINASGIKAPIGFKTIATSAYHYNGVLEYDAHSLYGFSQSVATHKGLQGLQGKRPFILSRSTYVGSGKYAAHWTGDNQGTWENLRYSISTMLNFGIFGVPMVGSDICGFYPQPTEELCNRWIEVGAFYPFSRDHANYYSPRQELYQWQSVAESARNALGIRYKLLPFLYTLNYEAHVSGAPIARPLFFSFPTYTECYGLSTQFLLGGSLMVSPVLEQGKTQVKSLFPPGSWYSLLDWTHTITSKDGVYVTLDAPLHVVNVHLYQNAILPMQQGGMVSKEARMTPFTLIVTFPSGATQGEAKGNIFVDDDELPDMNLGNGYSTYVDLHATVDQGAVKVWSEVQEGKFALDKGWIIDSISVLGLEGSGAVSSLEIDGKPLMGGGSNVNVTTSAHEHLNNEGEGEKKTVMVALRGLNIVVGKNFAMTWKMG; via the exons ATGGTTTCTCCCCACTGTTTTGCTGCTCTATCTCTCTCTTGTCTTCTCCTTGCTATGCTTCTATGTGCAGTTGGGGCTACTTCTTCTTCCAAAAATGCCACCAAAATTGGCCAAGGCTACCGTCTTGTCTCCATTGAAGAGACCCCTGACGGTGGCCTTATAGGGATCCTTCAGGTTAAGCAGAAAACCAAAACCTATGGCCCTGATATTCCCCTTCTTAGGTTTTATGTCAA GCACGAGGCAGAGAACCGTTTGAGAGTACACATAACCGATGCACAAAAGCAAAGGTGGGAGGTTCCCTATAACCTTTTGCCAAGGGAACAACCACCACCTTTGAGTCAAAGCATTGGGAAGTCCAGGAAGAACCCTATTACAGTCTCTCAGTATTCTGGTTCTGAGTTTCTGTTCAGCTACACTTCAGACCCTTTTAGCTTTGCAGTGAAAAGGAAGTCCAATGGTGAGACCCTTTTTGACACCACTTCTGGTGATTCTGACCCTTTTAGTTCCCTTGTTTTTAAGGATCAGTACCTTGAGATTTCCACCAAATTGCCCAAAGATGCCTCTTTGTATGGTTTGGGAGAGAACACACAGCCACATGGGATCAAGTTGTACCCTAGTGATCCTTACACCTTGTACACCACTGACATTTCAGCCATTAATCTCAATGCTGATCTGTATGGATCACACCCTGTGTACATGGATCTCAGAAATGCAGGTGGCAAGGCTTCTGCACATGCTGTTCTGTTGCTCAATAGCAATGGAATGGATGTTTTCTACACAGGAACTTCTCTTACATACAAGATTATTGGGGGTGTTTTCgacttttacttcttttctggGCCTAGTCCTCTGAATGTTGTTGATCAGTATACTTCCTTAATTGGCAGACCAGCTCCAATGCCATACTGGGCTTTTG GATTCCACCAATGTAGATGGGGATATCACAATCTATCTGTGGTTGAAGATGTTGTGGAGAATTACAAGAAGGCTCAAATCCCACTTGATGTGATTTGGAATGATGATGATCACATGGAAGGGAAAAAGGACTTCACACTCAACCCAGTAAACTACCCTCGCCCAAAACTTCTAAAGTTCTTGGACAAGATACACAACTTTGGCATGAAATATATTGTCATTATTGACCCTGGAATTGCTGTTAACACCAGTTATGGTGTATATCAAAGGGGTATAGCTAATGATGTTTTTATCAAGTATGACGGCGAACCCTTCTTGGCTCAAGTTTGGCCTGGGGCAGTCAACTTTCCTGATTTTCTCAATCCAAAGACGGTTTCATGGTGGGTTGATGAGATCCGCCGTTTCCATGAACTTGTTCCTGTTGATGGCCTATGGATTGACATGAATGAAGTTTCAAATTTCTGTTCTGGAAAGTGCAAAATTCCCGAGGGACAGTGCCCGACTGGAACAGGACCTGGATGGATATGCTGCTTGGATTGCAAGAACATCACCAAAACACGGTGGGATGATCCTCCATACAAAATTAATGCCTCAGGAATAAAAGCTCCTATTGGCTTCAAAACAATAGCCACTAGTGCATACCACTATAACGGCGTCTTGGAGTATGATGCTCACAGTCTTTATGGCTTCTCTCAATCCGTTGCAACTCACAAGGGCCTTCAAGGGCTTCAAGGCAAAAGACCCTTTATTTTGTCCCGCTCCACTTATGTCGGTTCAGGCAAATATGCCGCACATTGGACTGGTGACAATCAGGGCACATGGGAGAACTTGAGGTACTCAATATCCACAATGCTCAATTTTGGCATATTTGGGGTGCCAATGGTGGGTTCAGATATATGTGGCTTCTATCCACAGCCCACTGAAGAGCTATGCAATAGATGGATTGAAGTAGGGGCTTTCTACCCCTTTTCAAGGGACCATGCAAACTACTACTCCCCTAGACAGGAGCTTTACCAATGGCAGTCAGTAGCCGAGTCTGCGAGAAATGCTTTGGGTATAAGGTATAAGCTACTCCCATTCCTTTACACCCTGAACTATGAAGCTCATGTCAGTGGAGCCCCAATTGCCAGAcctcttttcttctcatttccaACTTACACCGAATGCTATGGCCTTAGCACCCAGTTCTTGCTAGGAGGCAGTCTCATGGTTTCTCCAGTGCTTGAGCAGGGAAAAACACAAGTGAAATCACTCTTTCCTCCTGGTAGCTGGTACAGTTTGCTTGATTGGACACACACCATTACGTCAAAGGATGGAGTCTATGTCACCCTCGACGCTCCTCTTCATGTCGTCAATGTGCATTTGTATCAGAATGCCATTCTTCCTATGCAGCAGGGTGGAATGGTCTCTAAGGAGGCTAGAATGACACCCTTCACCCTCATCGTAACCTTCCCATCGGGCGCCACCCAAGGAGAGGCTAAGGGGAACATTTTCGTTGACGATGATGAGTTGCCAGACATGAACCTTGGAAATGGCTATTCAACCTATGTTGATCTCCATGCAACTGTGGACCAAGGAGCTGTGAAAGTTTGGTCAGAAGTCCAAGAGGGCAAGTTTGCCTTGGATAAGGGTTGGATTATTGATTCTATATCTGTGTTGGGATTAGAAGGAAGTGGAGCAGTGTCTTCACTCGAGATAGATGGAAAGCCTCTAATGGGTGGTGGCTCAAATGTGAATGTTACTACATCAGCACATGAGCACTTGAACAAtgagggagaaggagaaaagAAGACTGTGATGGTTGCTTTGAGGGGCTTGAACATCGTTGTGGGTAAAAACTTTGCCATGACATGGAAAATGGGGTGA